ttACATGCAAAAACTTATGTTTAGTTACAAAAAACAAATATGATCTTTTTATGAAGAATAatggtaaaattttaaattaattacatttttagGATTCGTAAAACCTAATCGTAACGAATAGTTCAcaactaaatatattttttttgcattctGCTAGAATTTTGTCAACCCCTACTCCTCCGCAGTAGCCATTCTCAACTTTTTACAAACGTCAGCACATTTTCCTGTTACTGCCATCTTCACCTCTTGTTTTGTGACGTTTCTTGTTAATttcatgaaatatataatatCATCGATAACGTAAGGATCTAATTGTCCCTTAAGTGGCATATCAAATTCCATAAATGCTGGAGATTTTTTACCCGATAAACTGTGTGTAGCCAATATGCTATCATCGaatattaaacttaaaattttacgtGTTATTGCAGATCCTGAACTTTCCCAATTAACTTCATGAAAAGTTTCCTTTTCGATTTTAGTGCCATTGGGACCGATAATAACCATTTCTACGCCATTTTCCAATATTACGTTGctttcaagtatttttttgatttgCTCATCCATAGAATACAATCTCTTTCTCGTAGTTCTAGAACGATTTAAATGCTTGAATTTCTTCTCCCTTGTATTTGAATGTGTTTTATCACTGGAAGCGCTTGACAAATTTTGAGGCTCATCATAAATAGCGCTGACAAACGGAAAACACATGCTTTCATATTGTGGCTCTATAGCTGGCACTTTTGCCACTTGCTTTAGTTCAATTTCTTTCATAGTTTTACGATTCTTCGCTGCTAGATGAGATAAGTCGTCAATTGCAGGGCGCTTTTTCTTCACGGTAGGTTCCGTCGGTTTCGGT
The DNA window shown above is from Eurosta solidaginis isolate ZX-2024a chromosome 2, ASM4086904v1, whole genome shotgun sequence and carries:
- the Elba1 gene encoding early boundary activity protein 1; the protein is MSYKKLFWKYNNTEGKENENFDDEIMAKINIFQMLLKMASEQGVADESSNINNTQRPDNPNNAPTVNTDKGSLSAKARYTEYSENNCIQDGALNLVIPKPTEPTVKKKRPAIDDLSHLAAKNRKTMKEIELKQVAKVPAIEPQYESMCFPFVSAIYDEPQNLSSASSDKTHSNTREKKFKHLNRSRTTRKRLYSMDEQIKKILESNVILENGVEMVIIGPNGTKIEKETFHEVNWESSGSAITRKILSLIFDDSILATHSLSGKKSPAFMEFDMPLKGQLDPYVIDDIIYFMKLTRNVTKQEVKMAVTGKCADVCKKLRMATAEE